The following proteins come from a genomic window of Rhodohalobacter sp. 614A:
- a CDS encoding invasin domain 3-containing protein has translation MMRKNTTFIFGLLLIFIISENAVSQTRQEIVNIGNDNETTVAGPSYTGLISVSLSGEYQFETLYLSDEIDLTTDAELTAIEFYVTGGLSVDLLNNTEFYLKTTNQSSLSDGNISNPEDAGYTAVEGSFSQLGLSLDDGDIVRFELDDGFPLDQGDNLAIHTRGGALLDVTLGENFYATSTGSDNLTKASDFSLLPIPGWGAMETTSLRPNVRLEFESDFQVSASNSVITVQRDELPANGSSTTLVNLQVRTTTGENVNSGGDNVQFSTSRGSINSANDNGDGTYTATLTSSNSPGEATISATLNGSNVGDQASVDFVESLSQLYCTDLENDVIQIGTPTSSSTTSYGPLYNNLVSLTLGTYQFETIFLQNELGIDQPGFLNSIEFFVTDDINVEALENFQIYVKETSQDDLSDGYVELDGYTFVGGNGALANVTLSGQGRLRIEFETPFYYSGNGNIAIHTRYVVLADVNVGGDFNYDSADNDLTKASDDFLNILGITAGLTPPERTSQRPVVSFDFDLMTSPSLSESTLSADPNSIPANGSSMSAITSIIRKSDGSVCVLEAGTPEFETNAGSLGGVTDEGDGEYTIPLTSSTTPEIATVQALLAGNYIDDEAEVEFFQDTFPPSPSFTIIQANPGSIAADGTSTSEITVTLRDENDDPVTNGGFEVNLSVTMGSLGEVIDNGDGTYTATLTSSTTPGVAEISGTLDGDSIDDTAEVEFTVLPPSAAFTTITASPNEILADGSSTSNITVTLRNSNDDPVSSGGFTVNLSTTAGSLSEVTDNGDGTYSAILTSSTNEETAIISGSLEGEEIDDTAEVTFQEEIQEPDPQFTQIEVNPDELPADGESQAMVTVTLRDENDDPVSAGGYCSNVDISTTGGSLGDVIDNGDGTCTLPLTAANDPGMAEITGTYNGDNIEDSASIEFTALPPSAEFTTIAASPQNIMADGASTSDITVTLRNENDEPVNEGGFTVTLSTTAGSLSSVTDNEDGTYSAILTSSTNEETATISGSLEGEDIEDTAQVNFKAEILEPSPQFTEINVNPNELPADGESQATVTVFLKDENDDPITDGGYCERVEVSTTDGILGEISDNGDGTCTLPLTSGEEPGTAEISGQIDGEDIEDTAVINFTALPPSAEFTRITASPNNIVADGSSTSDITVTLRNENDEPVEIGGFEVNLSTDAGSLSGVTDNGDGTYSAILTSSINEEKATITGSLEGDDIEDTAEVNFVAELQEPSAEFTEIEADPEEIPADGESESTITITLRDENDDPITEGGYCDLVDISASAGMLDEIVDNGDGTCALILTSDDEAGTAQIGGTINGDTIGDTAEVEFTELQPSITFTTIQAKPNKILADGSSTSTITVTLRDENDNRITNGGVNVDLTTTAGSLSGITDNGDGTFTAMLTSSIDEETAIVRGTLEGDDINDTAEVQFVLEVLPPDGEFTTIIANPVSIKANGESTSTITVILRDENDEPVGQGGYNVTLSTTAGLLGEIIDEGDGTYTAILTSENRIATATISGMAEGENIDDTATVDFVQEVLPPDAAFTLITAEPTQIAADGESTSQIQVTLKNRDDEPVGEGGFDVNLTTNAGTLSNVIDNGDGTYKAVLTSSTIVETATISGTLQEQNIDDTASVEFIFDETEPHPDFIVIRAEPSEIPADGVSTARIVVTMYNSNGEIVSDDINKENLDLSTTMGDLDDEIREGNNDGVYWTEIVAPENPGMAMVTATFNDEQVDDHATVRFIALEEFACSVESVYPNPFLNNATFRITSPAAGKARLDLFNILGKKVSTILDEEVTAGEHDFMMDGSHLSSGVYIYRYQCPCTDCEPISGQVTHMGRD, from the coding sequence ATGATGAGAAAAAATACCACATTCATTTTTGGCCTCCTTTTGATATTCATTATTTCCGAAAACGCTGTATCTCAAACACGACAGGAAATAGTTAATATTGGTAATGACAATGAGACAACCGTCGCGGGTCCTTCTTATACCGGATTGATTTCAGTGAGCCTTTCCGGTGAGTATCAATTTGAAACTCTCTATTTGAGTGATGAAATAGACTTAACAACAGATGCAGAACTGACGGCAATCGAGTTCTATGTTACGGGTGGATTAAGCGTAGATTTATTAAATAACACTGAATTCTATTTAAAAACGACCAATCAGTCCAGTTTATCAGATGGAAATATTTCAAATCCGGAAGATGCCGGCTACACAGCAGTTGAAGGATCGTTTTCACAATTAGGTCTTAGTTTGGATGATGGAGATATCGTTCGGTTTGAACTGGATGATGGATTTCCGTTAGACCAGGGAGATAATTTGGCCATTCATACGAGAGGAGGGGCGTTGTTGGATGTAACTCTGGGAGAGAATTTTTATGCAACAAGTACGGGGAGCGACAATCTTACAAAAGCGAGTGATTTCTCTCTATTACCTATACCCGGATGGGGTGCAATGGAAACAACAAGTCTCCGTCCCAATGTTCGATTGGAATTTGAATCTGATTTTCAAGTAAGTGCAAGTAATTCTGTTATAACCGTTCAGCGTGACGAGCTTCCGGCAAACGGATCTTCAACTACACTGGTAAACTTGCAGGTACGCACCACAACCGGAGAAAATGTAAATAGTGGCGGCGATAACGTTCAGTTTTCAACAAGCAGGGGTTCGATAAATTCCGCCAATGACAATGGAGATGGTACGTACACAGCTACATTAACATCATCAAATTCTCCCGGAGAAGCTACGATCAGTGCTACTTTAAACGGATCTAATGTGGGCGATCAGGCATCAGTAGATTTTGTAGAGTCTCTTTCTCAACTCTACTGTACCGATCTTGAAAATGATGTGATACAAATCGGAACACCAACCAGTTCTTCTACTACGTCCTATGGTCCACTCTATAATAATTTGGTATCACTCACTCTCGGCACGTACCAGTTCGAAACAATTTTTCTTCAAAATGAGCTGGGAATCGATCAGCCTGGATTTCTAAATTCCATAGAGTTTTTTGTGACTGATGACATTAATGTTGAAGCTCTTGAAAATTTCCAGATCTATGTGAAAGAGACTTCACAGGACGATCTTTCTGATGGATATGTAGAACTGGACGGATATACTTTTGTCGGTGGAAACGGTGCCCTTGCCAATGTTACGCTAAGCGGCCAGGGTAGATTGCGGATCGAATTTGAAACGCCGTTTTACTATTCAGGAAATGGAAACATCGCCATCCATACACGATATGTCGTGTTGGCCGATGTAAATGTTGGGGGCGATTTTAATTATGACAGCGCAGATAATGATCTCACCAAAGCCAGTGATGATTTTTTAAATATTTTGGGAATTACTGCCGGTCTCACTCCACCGGAAAGAACGAGCCAAAGACCTGTTGTAAGTTTTGATTTTGATCTAATGACCTCTCCGAGCCTTTCTGAATCAACACTTTCGGCTGATCCCAATTCAATCCCGGCGAATGGAAGTAGTATGTCTGCGATAACATCGATTATCCGAAAAAGTGACGGATCAGTTTGTGTACTTGAGGCGGGCACACCTGAATTTGAAACAAATGCCGGAAGTTTAGGAGGGGTTACCGATGAAGGAGATGGAGAATATACAATTCCGCTGACCTCTTCCACTACACCCGAAATTGCCACAGTGCAAGCACTTTTAGCGGGTAATTATATAGATGATGAAGCCGAAGTAGAATTCTTTCAGGATACATTTCCGCCAAGCCCGTCATTTACCATAATCCAGGCCAATCCTGGTAGCATTGCTGCCGATGGCACAAGTACATCAGAAATAACCGTTACGCTTCGCGATGAAAATGATGATCCGGTAACAAATGGTGGTTTTGAGGTTAATCTGTCTGTCACAATGGGATCTTTAGGTGAGGTGATTGACAATGGTGATGGAACTTATACGGCCACGTTAACCTCGTCCACAACTCCGGGCGTAGCAGAAATTAGTGGAACTCTTGATGGAGATTCAATCGACGATACAGCCGAAGTTGAGTTTACCGTTTTGCCGCCAAGTGCTGCATTTACTACGATTACTGCAAGCCCGAATGAAATTTTAGCCGATGGTTCCAGTACATCGAATATTACAGTTACTCTTAGAAATTCAAATGATGATCCGGTCAGCTCAGGCGGGTTTACCGTAAATCTATCCACAACTGCAGGATCATTAAGTGAAGTGACAGATAATGGAGATGGAACCTATTCCGCAATACTTACTTCTTCAACCAATGAAGAAACAGCAATTATAAGCGGATCATTGGAGGGAGAAGAGATTGATGATACGGCCGAGGTAACATTTCAGGAAGAGATCCAGGAGCCAGATCCACAATTTACGCAAATAGAAGTTAATCCTGACGAACTTCCTGCTGATGGTGAATCCCAGGCAATGGTTACGGTTACCCTTCGGGATGAAAATGACGACCCGGTTTCAGCCGGTGGATATTGTTCGAACGTTGACATTTCTACCACTGGTGGTTCATTGGGAGATGTAATAGATAATGGGGATGGTACCTGCACATTGCCTTTGACCGCCGCAAATGATCCCGGAATGGCTGAAATTACCGGAACATACAACGGCGATAATATTGAAGATTCAGCAAGTATTGAATTCACAGCTCTGCCACCAAGCGCGGAATTCACCACGATTGCTGCCAGCCCACAAAATATTATGGCGGATGGGGCAAGCACTTCCGATATAACCGTAACTCTTCGCAATGAAAATGATGAACCTGTCAATGAAGGAGGTTTTACTGTAACCTTATCAACTACCGCCGGCTCGCTCAGTAGTGTAACCGACAATGAAGACGGGACTTATTCGGCAATTCTGACTTCCTCAACAAATGAGGAGACAGCTACAATTAGTGGCTCGCTGGAAGGGGAGGATATTGAAGATACAGCCCAGGTAAATTTTAAGGCAGAAATATTGGAACCCAGTCCGCAGTTTACAGAGATAAATGTAAACCCGAATGAATTGCCGGCCGATGGCGAGTCTCAAGCCACGGTTACAGTATTTCTCAAAGATGAGAATGATGATCCAATTACAGATGGCGGATATTGTGAACGTGTGGAGGTATCAACAACAGATGGAATTTTAGGGGAAATCTCTGATAACGGCGATGGAACTTGCACTCTGCCGTTAACATCAGGGGAGGAACCCGGAACGGCGGAAATTTCAGGACAAATTGACGGCGAAGACATTGAAGATACTGCAGTTATCAACTTTACAGCATTGCCACCGAGCGCGGAATTTACCAGAATTACCGCCAGTCCAAACAATATTGTGGCCGATGGTTCCAGTACATCTGATATCACGGTTACACTCCGCAATGAAAATGATGAACCTGTTGAAATCGGTGGGTTTGAGGTCAATCTGTCGACAGATGCAGGTTCGTTGAGCGGAGTAACTGATAATGGAGATGGAACCTATTCGGCAATTCTCACCTCCTCAATCAATGAAGAAAAAGCTACGATTACTGGTTCATTGGAAGGAGATGACATTGAAGATACAGCAGAAGTAAATTTTGTGGCTGAACTTCAGGAGCCAAGCGCGGAATTTACAGAGATCGAAGCAGATCCTGAGGAAATTCCTGCCGATGGAGAATCTGAATCCACAATTACGATCACCCTGCGAGATGAAAATGACGATCCGATCACAGAAGGCGGTTACTGCGATCTTGTCGATATTTCTGCAAGTGCCGGCATGCTGGATGAGATTGTTGACAATGGTGACGGAACCTGTGCGCTCATTTTAACATCGGACGACGAGGCCGGTACAGCACAAATCGGCGGTACAATAAATGGCGATACTATTGGCGACACAGCCGAGGTTGAATTTACAGAACTTCAACCCAGCATTACTTTTACCACTATTCAGGCCAAACCGAATAAAATCCTGGCAGACGGGAGCAGCACATCCACAATTACGGTCACCCTTCGGGATGAAAATGACAACCGTATCACAAATGGCGGAGTCAATGTAGATCTGACAACCACAGCCGGTTCTTTAAGCGGTATAACCGATAACGGTGATGGCACTTTTACAGCGATGCTAACATCATCTATCGATGAAGAAACCGCAATTGTCAGGGGAACCCTGGAAGGGGATGATATTAATGATACGGCCGAGGTTCAGTTTGTTTTAGAAGTGCTGCCGCCTGATGGAGAATTTACCACAATTATCGCCAATCCCGTAAGCATTAAAGCAAACGGTGAAAGTACATCAACCATTACCGTAATTCTTCGGGATGAAAATGATGAGCCTGTGGGCCAGGGAGGATACAATGTTACGCTTTCCACAACGGCCGGACTGCTTGGTGAGATTATTGATGAAGGAGACGGCACGTATACCGCTATTCTTACGTCCGAAAACCGGATTGCAACAGCAACAATTTCAGGCATGGCTGAAGGAGAGAATATTGATGATACTGCAACCGTCGATTTTGTCCAGGAAGTTTTACCACCCGATGCGGCATTCACGTTAATAACGGCAGAACCCACCCAGATAGCAGCCGATGGCGAGAGTACTTCTCAAATTCAGGTAACTTTAAAAAACAGGGATGATGAACCCGTTGGGGAAGGCGGATTTGATGTAAATCTCACAACAAATGCAGGAACGCTGAGCAACGTGATTGATAATGGAGATGGTACTTATAAAGCTGTTCTGACTTCCTCCACCATAGTTGAAACAGCAACAATATCGGGTACCCTGCAAGAACAAAATATTGATGATACCGCTTCAGTCGAATTTATTTTTGATGAAACTGAGCCCCATCCGGATTTTATTGTCATCCGAGCAGAACCCAGTGAAATACCCGCAGACGGGGTTTCAACAGCGAGAATAGTTGTTACAATGTACAACTCAAATGGAGAAATAGTCTCCGATGATATCAACAAAGAAAATCTTGACCTCTCAACAACAATGGGAGATTTGGATGATGAAATTCGTGAGGGAAACAACGATGGAGTCTATTGGACAGAAATAGTTGCTCCTGAAAACCCGGGTATGGCAATGGTTACAGCCACCTTTAATGATGAGCAAGTGGATGATCACGCTACGGTACGCTTTATTGCACTGGAGGAGTTTGCTTGCAGTGTGGAAAGTGTTTATCCCAATCCGTTTCTGAATAATGCCACGTTTCGTATCACATCTCCGGCTGCCGGAAAAGCCAGGCTGGACCTATTCAATATTCTGGGTAAAAAAGTCTCTACAATTCTTGATGAGGAAGTCACCGCAGGTGAACATGATTTTATGATGGATGGCTCTCATCTCTCAAGTGGAGTGTACATATATCGATATCAGTGTCCGTGTACGGATTGTGAACCAATTTCCGGCCAGGTTACCCACATGGGGCGTGATTAA
- a CDS encoding helix-turn-helix domain-containing protein, producing MGSLNSRLREMRKYLRVSQSEFGETGGVSQSTQNRYEQTDADIPISYLDKIFKEYGSDFNENWFYFGKGEMLAASKSLTNESKTPSLPNFANLTPQEAQILSEVTQFSDFLKNRPLRPEVKRRLLELLIESIDEALDELHDETVSKKP from the coding sequence ATGGGTAGTCTAAATTCCAGACTCCGCGAAATGCGGAAATATTTAAGGGTGAGCCAATCTGAATTTGGTGAGACTGGAGGTGTCAGTCAATCAACACAGAACAGGTATGAACAAACGGACGCTGACATTCCCATTTCTTATCTCGATAAAATTTTTAAAGAATATGGATCCGATTTTAATGAAAATTGGTTTTACTTCGGAAAGGGTGAAATGCTGGCCGCTTCCAAAAGTCTAACTAATGAAAGTAAAACTCCTTCTCTTCCAAATTTTGCAAATCTTACTCCTCAGGAAGCTCAGATACTCTCTGAAGTAACACAGTTTTCAGATTTTTTAAAAAATCGACCCTTACGCCCCGAAGTGAAGCGACGTCTGCTCGAGTTATTAATAGAGAGCATCGATGAAGCATTAGACGAGCTTCATGATGAGACTGTCTCGAAAAAACCTTAG